The sequence GAGCGCGTCTCCGTGCTTACCGGGGCCAACAGCGGCGGGAAGACGACGCTGCTCGAGACGCTGTGTCAGGTCGTCCTGCTGGCGATGATGGGGCTGCCCGTCCCCGCCGAGCGGGCCGAGGTGACGCCCGTCGACGCGCTGGTCTTCCACCGCCGCCACGCGAGTTTCAACGCGGGCGTCCTCGAGTCGACGCTGCGCTCGATCGTGCCGCCGCTGTCGGCCGGCGGACGCACTCTAATGTTGGTCGACGAGTTCGAGGCGATCACCGAACCCGGGAGCGCGGCCGACCTCCTGCACGGACTGGTGACGCTGTCCGTCGACCGCGACGCGCTGGGCGTCTTCGTCACCCACCTCGCGGACGACTTAGAGCCGCTGCCGCCGGAGGCGCGGGTCGACGGCATCTTCGCGGAGGGACTGAACCCCGACCTCGAGTTGCTGGTCGACTACCAGCCCCGGTTCGATACGGTCGGGCGGTCGACGCCGGAGTTCATCGTCTCGCGACTCGTCGCGAACGCCGACGAGCGCGGCGAGCGCGCGGGCTTCGAGACGCTCGCGGAGGCGGTCGGCAACGACGTCGTCCAGCGGACGCTGGCCGACGCCCGCTGGACGGAGACGGGGCCCGACTAGCGGTCTCTCCTCTCGCGATCCTCGTCCGGATTCCAGCGCTTGGTTCGTTCTCGTCCGTCCCGCCCATCCTCGTCGAACCACTCGTTGGACGACGGCGCGTAGTCGACGGTGTCGGTATTCGACGCGCCGTACGTGTAGACCGCGCCGTCCTCGTCCTCGCAGATCCGGGCCTCGAGGTAGGTCCGGGCCGCGCGCCACGAGAGGACGCCCATCTCGACGACGTCGGCGAGCGCCGTCTTCGTCGCGCGAAACCACGTCCGGACCCGGCGGTCCGCGGCGTCGTTTTCGACGGCGACGATCGCGCCACGATTCCCGTCGCGTCCGTCGGGCCACTCGAGCCAGCAGACGCGGTAGGCCGTGACGCGGTAGTCCCCGCCGGGTTCGACGACATACAGCGCCTCGTAGCAGCAGGGGTCGAGGTACTCGATCAGGAGTCGGTCGCGGTCGATCGCTTCCGCGAGCAGGTCGCCGTCGACATCGCCGTCCCCCAGCGGCGTCTCCGCGCTGATCCGGTCGGCGAGGGTGATGTCCTCGCCGCCCCAGTGGCTGTACCGGAGGTCGTACCGCCGGTCCGGTCGCCGGTAGGCGACGAGCGCTCTATGCCCCATCGGCCTCCGGGAGCCCGCGCGGCGAGTTGCTGTCTGTGCGCCTCGAGCGACGGGGCGGGGGAAGCAGGGATTCCATCGCCGATGCTGGTCGCCCGTTCGTACTTGAACCTGCGGCCCGACTCGAGTCGACACGAAAGAAGAAGCGAACGATCGGACGGGTTCGATCCCCGCGTCGTCACTCCGGCCGAAACTCGAAGCTCCCCCGTTCGCGGACGTCCAACTCCGCACACTTCGGACACCGTTCGTGCGCCGTATCGAAGACAGCCCCGCACGATGGACACTGGTACTCGACCCCGTCGTCGGTGGGTAACGTCCGCTCGAGTCGCTCGAGAAATCCCATAGGCGACGGGTGTAGGAACCGGGCGGAAGTTAGCGCCGTGCATGCACACGCTACGTCGCGCGACGACGCCGTTCGCGACCGCGACGGATCGGGAGACCTCGAGCACAACACCGAAATCCCCCCGGACCGTAGCGAACGGTCCCGAATGGACGCAGCCTACGACGCAGTACTCTTCGACAACGACGGCGTCCTGACGACGCCGACCGATC comes from Haloterrigena salifodinae and encodes:
- a CDS encoding DUF6735 family protein, which produces MGHRALVAYRRPDRRYDLRYSHWGGEDITLADRISAETPLGDGDVDGDLLAEAIDRDRLLIEYLDPCCYEALYVVEPGGDYRVTAYRVCWLEWPDGRDGNRGAIVAVENDAADRRVRTWFRATKTALADVVEMGVLSWRAARTYLEARICEDEDGAVYTYGASNTDTVDYAPSSNEWFDEDGRDGRERTKRWNPDEDRERRDR